A region from the Triticum aestivum cultivar Chinese Spring chromosome 3D, IWGSC CS RefSeq v2.1, whole genome shotgun sequence genome encodes:
- the LOC123080918 gene encoding F-box/FBD/LRR-repeat protein At1g13570 isoform X2: MKYLSKWCILTKFPAVFHRLEHIYLVICFWDQRQVLATCSLFQNAPNLKKLDMWSQSLSTWDQDQASIPELTMQVQLDHLVTASVKGFRGVDCEVNFLAKLLSWAPALEEVKIEWTGKTECSMVLAKLLALPRVSPRAKFNLDSEAMSTCKKTRAEATSVVSSDRLSSLLPKIKGNVLSRLDVREAVRTSTLSSTWRDAWTDMPKISLRDRNFTRTRFVTLVDMVLALHKGTIEEFDISGKKSYHDELARWMLVLSRRSPRSVTIKLNSGPRYKISSCLFSIGDLKFLQLENCIISLPRAFQGFKSLTYLSLNIFSSTDRDIQNLISFCPVLTDLILTSFEGINRLNIQAPKLEYLNVYGDFEDINLEAPNLKVAILYLGHQAKLYQSVPIGYDKENHVKKSLGSLSEIKTLGITGSFMKYLSKGCILTKLPVVFTRLENIYLTICFWDQRQVLTAYSLFQNAPNLKKLAVWSYASSTCDQDQARILEHTLQMKMDHLVMACVECFRGLDNEVDFVAKLLSWAPALEEVKIEWKGETDCSIVLAKLLALPRVSPRAKVIVTF, encoded by the exons ATGAAG TATCTATCAAAATGGTGCATACTTACAAAGTTCCCTGCCGTATTTCATCGCCTCGAGCATATTTATCTTGTGATATGCTTTTGGGACCAGAGGCAAGTCTTGGCCACTTGTTCGCTGTTTCAGAATGCCCCCAACTTAAAGAAGCTTGACATGTGG AGTCAATCTTTGAGCACATGGGATCAGGATCAGGCGAGCATTCCAGAGCTTACCATGCAAGTGCAATTGGATCATCTCGTAACAGCCAGTGTGAAGGGTTTCAGGGGTGTGGACTGCGAAGTCAATTTCCTGGCAAAGCTACTGAGTTGGGCGCCGGCTCTGGAAGAAGTGAAGATAGAATGGACGGGCAAAACAGAGTGCAGCATGGTTCTTGCCAAGCTATTAGCTCTGCCAAGGGTGTCTCCCAGGGCCAAG TTTAATCTGGATTCTGAAGCAATGAGTACCTGCAAAAAGACCAGGGCAGAAGCTACATCTGTTGTGAGTTCAGACAGACTGAGCAGTCTACTTCCAAAGATAAAGGGCAACGTCCTCTCCCGTTTGGATGTCAGAGAAGCGGTTAGGACTAGCACCTTATCAAGTACTTGGAGGGATGCATGGACAGATATGCCAAAAATATCTTTGCGCGATAGAAATTTTACGCGAACCAGGTTCGTTACGTTGGTCGATATGGTGCTAGCACTCCACAAGGGAACCATAGAAGAGTTTGATATATCAGGTAAAAAAAGTTACCATGATGAGCTCGCTAGGTGGATGCTCGTGCTGTCAAGGAGATCACCAAGGTCAGTTACAATCAAGTTGAACTCAGGACCAAGGTATAAGATTTCCTCATGCCTCTTTTCTATCGGTGATTTGAAGTTTCTGCAACTGGAAAACTGCATCATCAGCTTGCCCCGGGCATTCCAAGGTTTCAAGAGCCTAACTTACCTGAGCCTAAACATTTTCTCATCCACAGACAGGGATATCCAAAATCTGATCTCGTTCTGCCCCGTCTTGACTGATTTGATATTAACTTCTTTTGAGGGCATCAACCGACTAAACATTCAAGCTCCTAAGCTAGAATATCTTAATGTATATGGGGACTTTGAAGACATTAATTTGGAGGCCCCTAATCTGAAGGTGGCCATTCTCTATCTAGGTCACCAAGCTAAACTATATCAGTCTGTTCCAATTGGGTATGACAAGGAAAACCATGTCAAGAAGTCACTGGGAAGCCTAAGTGAGATCAAGACACTTGGAATTACTGGCAGTTTCATGAAG TATCTATCAAAAGGGTGCATACTCACGAAGCTCCCAGTTGTGTTTACTCGCCTTGAGAATATTTATCTTACGATATGCTTTTGGGACCAGAGGCAAGTCTTGACCGCTTATTCATTATTTCAGAATGCCCCTAACTTGAAGAAGCTTGCAGTGTGG agtTACGCTTCGAGCACATGCGATCAGGATCAGGCGAGGATTCTAGAGCATACCCTGCAAATGAAAATGGACCATCTCGTAATGGCCTGTGTTGAATGTTTCCGGGGTCTTGACAACGAAGTCGATTTCGTGGCAAAGTTACTGAGTTGGGCACCTGCTCTGGAAGAAGTGAAGATAGAATGGAAGGGTGAAACAGATTGCAGCATTGTTCTTGCCAAGCTATTAGCTCTGCCGAGGGTGTCTCCCAGGGCCAAGGTCATTGTTACATTTTGA
- the LOC123080918 gene encoding F-box/FBD/LRR-repeat protein At1g13570 isoform X1, whose product MKNFSSTDIDIQNLVSFCPVLSYLKLASFEGINYLNVQAPKLKLLHVFGDFEDINLDAPNLEAAVLSLAHEAKAQQSVPIAHDKESHVKKSLGDLSGIKTLGISGIFMKYLSKWCILTKFPAVFHRLEHIYLVICFWDQRQVLATCSLFQNAPNLKKLDMWSQSLSTWDQDQASIPELTMQVQLDHLVTASVKGFRGVDCEVNFLAKLLSWAPALEEVKIEWTGKTECSMVLAKLLALPRVSPRAKFNLDSEAMSTCKKTRAEATSVVSSDRLSSLLPKIKGNVLSRLDVREAVRTSTLSSTWRDAWTDMPKISLRDRNFTRTRFVTLVDMVLALHKGTIEEFDISGKKSYHDELARWMLVLSRRSPRSVTIKLNSGPRYKISSCLFSIGDLKFLQLENCIISLPRAFQGFKSLTYLSLNIFSSTDRDIQNLISFCPVLTDLILTSFEGINRLNIQAPKLEYLNVYGDFEDINLEAPNLKVAILYLGHQAKLYQSVPIGYDKENHVKKSLGSLSEIKTLGITGSFMKYLSKGCILTKLPVVFTRLENIYLTICFWDQRQVLTAYSLFQNAPNLKKLAVWSYASSTCDQDQARILEHTLQMKMDHLVMACVECFRGLDNEVDFVAKLLSWAPALEEVKIEWKGETDCSIVLAKLLALPRVSPRAKVIVTF is encoded by the exons ATGAAAAATTTCTCCTCCACAGACATAGACATCCAAAATCTGGTCTCGTTCTGTCCCGTACTGAGTTATTTGAAACTAGCTTCTTTTGAGGGCATCAACTATCTAAACGTTCAAGCTCCTAAACTGAAACTTCTTCATGTTTTTGGGGACTTTGAAGACATCAATTTGGATGCCCCTAATTTGGAGGCTGCCGTTCTCTCTCTTGCACATGAAGCTAAAGCACAACAATCTGTTCCAATTGCGCATGACAAGGAAAGCCATGTCAAGAAGTCATTGGGAGACCTAAGTGGCATCAAAACACTTGGAATTAGTGGCATTTTCATGAAG TATCTATCAAAATGGTGCATACTTACAAAGTTCCCTGCCGTATTTCATCGCCTCGAGCATATTTATCTTGTGATATGCTTTTGGGACCAGAGGCAAGTCTTGGCCACTTGTTCGCTGTTTCAGAATGCCCCCAACTTAAAGAAGCTTGACATGTGG AGTCAATCTTTGAGCACATGGGATCAGGATCAGGCGAGCATTCCAGAGCTTACCATGCAAGTGCAATTGGATCATCTCGTAACAGCCAGTGTGAAGGGTTTCAGGGGTGTGGACTGCGAAGTCAATTTCCTGGCAAAGCTACTGAGTTGGGCGCCGGCTCTGGAAGAAGTGAAGATAGAATGGACGGGCAAAACAGAGTGCAGCATGGTTCTTGCCAAGCTATTAGCTCTGCCAAGGGTGTCTCCCAGGGCCAAG TTTAATCTGGATTCTGAAGCAATGAGTACCTGCAAAAAGACCAGGGCAGAAGCTACATCTGTTGTGAGTTCAGACAGACTGAGCAGTCTACTTCCAAAGATAAAGGGCAACGTCCTCTCCCGTTTGGATGTCAGAGAAGCGGTTAGGACTAGCACCTTATCAAGTACTTGGAGGGATGCATGGACAGATATGCCAAAAATATCTTTGCGCGATAGAAATTTTACGCGAACCAGGTTCGTTACGTTGGTCGATATGGTGCTAGCACTCCACAAGGGAACCATAGAAGAGTTTGATATATCAGGTAAAAAAAGTTACCATGATGAGCTCGCTAGGTGGATGCTCGTGCTGTCAAGGAGATCACCAAGGTCAGTTACAATCAAGTTGAACTCAGGACCAAGGTATAAGATTTCCTCATGCCTCTTTTCTATCGGTGATTTGAAGTTTCTGCAACTGGAAAACTGCATCATCAGCTTGCCCCGGGCATTCCAAGGTTTCAAGAGCCTAACTTACCTGAGCCTAAACATTTTCTCATCCACAGACAGGGATATCCAAAATCTGATCTCGTTCTGCCCCGTCTTGACTGATTTGATATTAACTTCTTTTGAGGGCATCAACCGACTAAACATTCAAGCTCCTAAGCTAGAATATCTTAATGTATATGGGGACTTTGAAGACATTAATTTGGAGGCCCCTAATCTGAAGGTGGCCATTCTCTATCTAGGTCACCAAGCTAAACTATATCAGTCTGTTCCAATTGGGTATGACAAGGAAAACCATGTCAAGAAGTCACTGGGAAGCCTAAGTGAGATCAAGACACTTGGAATTACTGGCAGTTTCATGAAG TATCTATCAAAAGGGTGCATACTCACGAAGCTCCCAGTTGTGTTTACTCGCCTTGAGAATATTTATCTTACGATATGCTTTTGGGACCAGAGGCAAGTCTTGACCGCTTATTCATTATTTCAGAATGCCCCTAACTTGAAGAAGCTTGCAGTGTGG agtTACGCTTCGAGCACATGCGATCAGGATCAGGCGAGGATTCTAGAGCATACCCTGCAAATGAAAATGGACCATCTCGTAATGGCCTGTGTTGAATGTTTCCGGGGTCTTGACAACGAAGTCGATTTCGTGGCAAAGTTACTGAGTTGGGCACCTGCTCTGGAAGAAGTGAAGATAGAATGGAAGGGTGAAACAGATTGCAGCATTGTTCTTGCCAAGCTATTAGCTCTGCCGAGGGTGTCTCCCAGGGCCAAGGTCATTGTTACATTTTGA
- the LOC123080919 gene encoding F-box/FBD/LRR-repeat protein At1g13570, producing MSTCKKARAKSTSVVSSDRLSSLPPEIKGDILSRLNVEEAVRTSTLSSTWRDAWTNMPKIFLRDGNFARTKFVTLVDMVLSLHKGTVEKFDISGSKTYHDEFGRWMLMLSRRSPRSIIMELKSEPGYRIPSCLFSMGDLEFLHLQNCIISLPLVFQGFKRLTRLSLKSFSSTDMDIQNLISFCPVLSYLELASFEGINHLTVQAPKLKLLYVVGDVEDINFDAPNLEVAALFLDQKAIAHHSDPTALHKESYAKQLVGSLSDIKTLAITGFLLRYLSKGCILTKLPAVFARLENIYLAICFGDQRQFLAACSLFQNAPNLKKLDFWSQSLSTWDQDQDQDQASIPELTMQVQLDHLVTASVKGFRGVDCEVGFVEKLLNWAPALEEVKIEWQCKTECSMVLAKLLALPRVSPKAKVIVTF from the exons ATGAGTACCTGTAAAAAAGCCAGGGCGAAATCTACATCTGTTGTAAGTTCAGACAGACTGAGCAGTCTACCTCCAGAGATAAAGGGCGACATCCTCTCCCGTCTGAATGTCGAAGAAGCGGTTAGGACTAGCACCTTATCAAGTACTTGGAGGGATGCATGGACTAATATGCCAAAAATATTTCTGCGCGATGGAAATTTTGCAAGAACCAAGTTCGTCACATTAGTCGATATGGTGCTATCACTCCACAAGGGAACTGTAGAGAAGTTTGATATTTCAGGTAGCAAAACTTACCATGACGAGTTCGGCAGGTGGATGCTCATGCTTTCTAGGAGATCACCAAGATCAATTATAATGGAGTTGAAATCAGAGCCAGGTTATAGGATTCCCTCATGTCTATTTTCTATGGGCGATTTAGAGTTTCTGCACCTGCAAAACTGCATCATCAGCTTGCCCCTGGTATTCCAAGGTTTCAAGAGATTAACTCGCCTCAGCCTGAAAAGTTTCTCGTCTACAGACATGGACATCCAAAATTTGATCTCGTTCTGCCCCGTACTGAGTTATTTGGAACTAGCTTCTTTTGAGGGCATCAACCATCTAACCGTTCAAGCTCCTAAACTGAAACTTCTTTATGTTGTTGGGGACGTTGAAGACATTAATTTCGATGCCCCTAATTTGGAGGTGGCCGCTCTCTTTCTTGATCAGAAAGCTATAGCACATCATTCTGATCCAACTGCGCTTCACAAGGAAAGCTATGCCAAGCAGTTAGTGGGAAGCCTAAGTGACATCAAAACCCTTGCAATTACCGGCTTTTTACTGAGG TATCTATCAAAAGGTTGCATACTCACAAAGCTCCCTGCCGTGTTTGCTCGCCTGGAGAATATTTATCTTGCGATATGCTTTGGGGACCAGCGGCAATTCTTGGCCGCTTGTTCATTGTTTCAGAATGCCCCTAACTTAAAGAAGCTTGACTTTTGG AGTCAATCTTTGAGCACATGGGATCAGGATCAGGATCAGGATCAGGCGAGCATTCCAGAGCTTACCATGCAAGTGCAATTGGATCATCTCGTAACAGCCAGTGTGAAGGGTTTCAGGGGTGTGGACTGCGAAGTTGGTTTTGTGGAAAAGCTACTGAACTGGGCACCGGCTCTGGAAGAAGTGAAGATAGAATGGCAGTGCAAAACAGAGTGCAGCATGGTTCTTGCCAAGCTATTAGCTCTGCCTAGGGTGTCTCCCAAGGCCAAGGTCATTGTTACATTTTGA